The following is a genomic window from Chloracidobacterium sp..
ATCGCGAAGGATCCGCTGAACGAGATCGAGGTCTTTGTGCACAAGCGACGGCGCCTTCTTCCTCTCGGCCCCCTTCTTTGAGTCGGCCCACATACGCACAAGGTAACGTGCGTCGTTTCGCAGATCTTCTTCGCCGACACCTATGCCTGCCGTGCGGACGATGAAGCCGCCAGTTGATACTTCAGGATCCTGGCTGATCCGCTGGATCATTCCGCGCAGACGGTTGCGCTCGTTGGCAGACTCGATCTTGCGTGAGACGCCGAGGTGGTCGATCGTCGGCATATAAACAAGGTAGCGGCCCGGCAATGCGATGTGTGATGTGATGCGGGCACCCTTTTTGGCGATCGGTTCCTTGGCGATCTGGACAAGTATCTCTTGGCCTTCACGCAGAAGGTCGCCGATCAACGGCTGCGGCCGTCGCTCACCGCGGTTGTCGCCGCGATTGTCGGTGCGGCCATCGCCGGTCTGTTTGTCGCGGCCCTTGCCTTTGCGGCTGCGGTCCTGATGCTTCTTGCCGTTGGTATCCGCTTTTGTTTCAACCACGGGTTCCGTGTTCGGTTCGGCATCTGTTTGCAATTGGATGACAGGCTCATGAGCATCAAGCTCAGACGCGTTCTCTTCAGCTTCGGCTATCACCTCATCAAGCTCAATTGCGAGTTCTGCGTCCGCCTTCGATTTGACACGGCGGCGTCCGCGTCCGCCGCGTCGTACTGACATTTCAGCCGTATCGGCAGGCTCTTTCACCGAGGCCTCCGCATCCTCGAGCGGCTCATCAACCTTCGCCTTCTTGGCCTTCGGCTTTGCGAATTTACCCTTCGCAGCAGCACGCTTTCCCGCGGGCTTCTTTTTCGGCGCCGGCTTCGTCTCAACTCCCTCAGCTTCTGTTTCAGCAGCAGCGGCCTTTTTGGTTCGCGTACGCTTTTTTGGGACAGCGGCCGATTCCTCATCATCGGCGATCCGCTCGAATGATGCGTCCGCAGCAGCGTCCTTTATGATCGAACCGACCTCCGCCTCGGCAGTGCCTTCGATCTCAAAGGAACCGACGGTTACCTTCTCGAACTGCGGCTCGGCATGTTCGCTCGGGGCGGCTGCCTCATCATCCGCGATGCGCTCAAAGCCGGAATGGTCAAAATCTATCTCGATCGGTTCGAGGTCTTCGATCGGTTCAGCGGACGGCTCGGACTGTTCGTAGTGTTCTTCTTGCGTATCGGAGCTTGATGCATCGGCAGTGTCCGTCGCAAGCGGTTCGGCACGCTCCTGAGCAGAATCCATCTGCTTTTCAAGCTCGATGCGGTCGCGCTCGACCTGATCGGTAGCCTCGCGTTTTGCTTGCTCGGCAGACGTCTTTTTGTTCTTATTCGCGACAATGCGTTCGATCTCTTCCTCTTCATCAAAGAAATCAGACACATAAAGGAACGCATCGCGTTCGAGGCCGATATCGACAAAAGCCGACTGCATTCCGGGCAGGACGCGCATCACGCGTCCCTTGTAAACATTGCCGACGACGCCGGCATTTTCTTCGCCGCGCTCGATGTAGAACTCGGTAACGCGGCCGTTGGTGAGAATTGCGATCTTCTTTTCGCGTCCGTTGACGCTGACGATCATCTCTTTGGACATATAAGGATAGTTTCCCCTTTCAATTATTTAGGATCGGGAAAGGAAGTCGTCGGGTGTGAATAGCGTAGGGAAACAGCTAAGATCGAGAAATGTTCGGCAAAATGACCCGTTGTACCGGCCCCGCGCGCAAATGCACTTCGAGCGGAGAACGTATGTTAAAGGCCGAAAACGCCGGGATCAGTTTCAAAACGCGACGCAAAAGGCGTCCGTGTATTCGGGGAGCATCCGTTTCCTTAAAAAAGGAAAAGTGCTCAAACCCTTGAAGATCTCTTTCAAAACCTACTCATTCCGAGTAAAAACCTTTCGTGTCCGCGAACGGCAACAACTTAACGTACTGCCGCTGCATCCGGACAAATAAAGTATTTCACAAGAGCAAATCGTTGTAAATACAAAAAGTTGCGATTTACGTTTGAGAGGCCGGCTGAAATGCGTATCAGACGGCCTCTTTGTGGTTGTGTGAGTGTTTGTTTTGTTCGTATCAACGCACGAAGATGCTTGGGACAGGGATGTCGCCCGTTGAGCCGAACTGTTTGATCAGAAGGCCGGCGGTCGAGCGTTTCACATACCAAGTGCTGCCGGTCGGACGGAACACGGCTGCGTCTGCCTTGCCGTCGCCGTCATAGTCGCCCGGCGAAGGCACATCGCCCATCGTCCCGAACTGATCCGCGTAATATGTCAGATTTTCGCTCCGAAGGATGTACCACGTTCCCCCTGATGTCCAGAATGCAACATCCGCCTTGCCGTCTCCCGTGTAGTCGGCAGGCACTGCCTTGTCCGTCGAAGAGCCGAACTGCGTTGCGAACACGCTGTTGTCGGAACTCTTCAGTATCCACCATTCGGCACCGTTAGCACCGTTGGGGCGGAATACGGCAATGTCAGCCTTGCCGTCGCCGTCATAGTCCGCTGCGACGGGTTTGTCGCCTGCCGCTCCGAAGCCTGTGATCGTAGTGCCGCCCGTTGTGTTGTTTATGTACCAAGTGGAGTTCGACGGACGGAACACTGCTGTGTCGGCCTTGCCGTCGGCATCGTAATCCGCAGGCACGGGCACATCGCCGCTTGCTCCGAACGGCGTTGCATAGTACGTCATATCCTCACTGCGGAGAACGTACCAATAGCCTGTCGAAGGCCTCCAAAACGCCACATCAGCCTTGCCGTCGCCCGTGTAATCAGCCGCAACGACACTGTCTGTCGCCGCACCGAACTGTGTGGCGAACACACCGTCATTCGAACTCTTCGATATCCACCACTCCGAGCCGTTCACTCCATTCGGCCGATAGATCCCGATATCCGTCTTCCCGTCACCGTCAAAGTCGAATGGTATTTCGAGCGGAAGGATGGTCGCACTTGTGTCATAGATCTGATCGCCGTTAGGCCCCGTGCCGTTGTTTGCCTGATTGCCTGATGCATAAAGCTTTATCGAGCCGACATTTGATGCCGGAGCCGTCCAATCGACTTGCCATGTCGCTCCGCCGGTTTGACCCGCAAAAGTACCCTGCGATGTATGCTCGGAATATTGGCGTCCGTTCTCGGTGATGATCTGCGTGTTGGCAGAAAGATTTGTAAAGCTGCCCGCATTGTTCGTGCCCGCAAGGGCCAACAGCTCATAACCCCAGCGTTTTCGCGTAGTGTCAGGCGATTGATGCTGCACGGTCACGTGATACGTGCGGCCGGGAAAATATTTGGCGGGAGCGATGATCGCAAATGTTCCGCCCGTGTGGGGATCAGTACTGTGGCACGCCGCGC
Proteins encoded in this region:
- a CDS encoding VCBS repeat-containing protein, producing MITKKVKIAVIAGVAMLGLAGLLFDAPKASMLSAGPPAGFSSAPDESNCAACHSTDPHTGGTFAIIAPAKYFPGRTYHVTVQHQSPDTTRKRWGYELLALAGTNNAGSFTNLSANTQIITENGRQYSEHTSQGTFAGQTGGATWQVDWTAPASNVGSIKLYASGNQANNGTGPNGDQIYDTSATILPLEIPFDFDGDGKTDIGIYRPNGVNGSEWWISKSSNDGVFATQFGAATDSVVAADYTGDGKADVAFWRPSTGYWYVLRSEDMTYYATPFGASGDVPVPADYDADGKADTAVFRPSNSTWYINNTTGGTTITGFGAAGDKPVAADYDGDGKADIAVFRPNGANGAEWWILKSSDNSVFATQFGSSTDKAVPADYTGDGKADVAFWTSGGTWYILRSENLTYYADQFGTMGDVPSPGDYDGDGKADAAVFRPTGSTWYVKRSTAGLLIKQFGSTGDIPVPSIFVR
- a CDS encoding Rne/Rng family ribonuclease — protein: MSKEMIVSVNGREKKIAILTNGRVTEFYIERGEENAGVVGNVYKGRVMRVLPGMQSAFVDIGLERDAFLYVSDFFDEEEEIERIVANKNKKTSAEQAKREATDQVERDRIELEKQMDSAQERAEPLATDTADASSSDTQEEHYEQSEPSAEPIEDLEPIEIDFDHSGFERIADDEAAAPSEHAEPQFEKVTVGSFEIEGTAEAEVGSIIKDAAADASFERIADDEESAAVPKKRTRTKKAAAAETEAEGVETKPAPKKKPAGKRAAAKGKFAKPKAKKAKVDEPLEDAEASVKEPADTAEMSVRRGGRGRRRVKSKADAELAIELDEVIAEAEENASELDAHEPVIQLQTDAEPNTEPVVETKADTNGKKHQDRSRKGKGRDKQTGDGRTDNRGDNRGERRPQPLIGDLLREGQEILVQIAKEPIAKKGARITSHIALPGRYLVYMPTIDHLGVSRKIESANERNRLRGMIQRISQDPEVSTGGFIVRTAGIGVGEEDLRNDARYLVRMWADSKKGAERKKAPSLVHKDLDLVQRILRDQLADDFTAIRVDSDEEYQRTVEFINMIQPRMVNRIKLYTREQPILEYYGVQEEIDKALKPRVWLKSGGYLVINQTEALVAIDVNTGKFVGKGNARLEDTIVKTNLEAVEEIARQIRLRDLGGIIVLDLIDMEDRRNRHKVSQALQEALASDRSPTKVLSFNDFGLIIMTRKRVKQSLERTMCAPCSYCEGSGWIKSPITVCYEILAEARRLSRSVDDIRHTTLRVHPEVAAAFRGDEREVLDEIEAYLGSVDLTSDKHIHQAQFDFAFI